A section of the Leptospira kobayashii genome encodes:
- a CDS encoding energy transducer TonB, translating into MKTYKDYISQFLQSLKDNKERLFHICLAISLFIHTGTYAGYKISQMQTEEPLEASEFEDVDVNFEEIPPELIGGTSSPAPVEKQEWVEGSSKDKNDAPDDSDINPNQLAGNGTDKDGYLFSYNGDKTPTAIIDFNLRDYFPPQAKAANITEKTVVVLVQVNEDGTLQSAKIVSGKQGYGFEDAAMKIIHRARFSPGYVQGQPRKMSHRMPIVFSLED; encoded by the coding sequence ATGAAAACGTATAAGGATTATATTTCCCAATTCCTCCAGTCTTTAAAGGACAATAAGGAAAGACTGTTTCACATATGTCTCGCCATTAGTTTGTTCATTCATACGGGAACATACGCAGGTTATAAAATCAGTCAGATGCAAACGGAAGAACCTTTGGAAGCATCTGAGTTTGAAGATGTGGACGTTAACTTTGAAGAAATTCCACCTGAATTGATAGGAGGAACTTCTTCACCGGCTCCTGTGGAGAAACAGGAATGGGTGGAAGGTTCAAGCAAGGACAAAAACGACGCGCCCGATGACTCCGACATCAATCCGAATCAACTTGCGGGAAACGGAACCGACAAAGACGGATACTTGTTTTCGTATAACGGAGATAAGACACCGACTGCGATCATTGATTTCAATCTGAGGGATTACTTCCCTCCCCAGGCAAAAGCGGCTAATATTACGGAAAAAACCGTCGTTGTTCTGGTTCAAGTGAATGAGGACGGAACATTACAATCTGCAAAAATCGTTTCCGGTAAACAAGGATACGGATTCGAAGACGCTGCGATGAAAATCATACACCGAGCAAGATTTAGCCCCGGTTATGTGCAAGGACAGCCGAGAAAGATGTCTCATCGTATGCCGATTGTATTCTCATTGGAGGATTGA
- a CDS encoding ExbD/TolR family protein — translation MAASSSQEEEIGSINITPMVDVILVLLVIFMVTANFLKKESLNINLPKVQAADPNVAESVQVAITKTGVIFLEGKESTISSLVKNLERDSKIRPNMRLTLSADENLPYGKITDLMGVIRKAGVTKIALSVKK, via the coding sequence ATGGCTGCATCAAGTTCACAAGAAGAAGAAATCGGAAGCATAAATATCACACCGATGGTGGATGTGATATTGGTTCTCTTGGTCATCTTTATGGTAACTGCAAACTTCCTGAAAAAAGAAAGTTTGAATATCAATCTACCGAAAGTGCAAGCGGCTGATCCGAATGTCGCTGAATCCGTGCAAGTAGCGATCACAAAGACGGGTGTTATCTTTTTGGAAGGAAAGGAAAGTACGATTTCCTCCCTTGTAAAAAACCTGGAGAGAGACTCTAAAATCCGTCCAAATATGCGCCTCACTCTTTCCGCCGATGAAAATCTTCCCTATGGAAAAATTACCGATCTAATGGGAGTGATTCGCAAAGCAGGCGTTACAAAAATTGCACTTAGTGTAAAAAAATGA
- a CDS encoding MotA/TolQ/ExbB proton channel family protein → MQEYVEFGEQFIFLAMGFASILALAVFLERLLYFRKSLGKVNDSFLSEVRTSLQEASEVNWKTETSVDSIYSRFVQFALRQLSLGRKGLDESLEGQILSEKLELEKRLPILNTLGNNAPFIGLLGTVLGVIKAFYGLGTLGSSGAEVVMRSISTALLATAAGLAVAIPVVMANNYFSRKAKVILQNLEILKTEFHSFLLNKTKG, encoded by the coding sequence ATGCAAGAGTACGTAGAATTCGGTGAACAATTTATTTTTTTAGCGATGGGATTTGCCAGCATCCTGGCACTCGCTGTCTTTTTGGAAAGGCTTCTTTATTTCAGAAAGTCTTTGGGCAAAGTAAACGATAGTTTTCTATCCGAAGTAAGAACATCTTTACAAGAAGCTTCCGAAGTGAACTGGAAAACGGAAACAAGTGTCGATTCCATTTATTCCAGATTCGTTCAATTTGCGCTCAGACAATTGAGTCTCGGAAGAAAAGGTTTGGATGAAAGTTTGGAAGGCCAAATCCTATCGGAAAAATTGGAGTTGGAAAAAAGATTACCCATCTTGAATACTTTGGGAAACAACGCACCTTTCATAGGACTATTGGGAACCGTGCTCGGAGTAATCAAAGCATTTTACGGTTTGGGAACATTGGGAAGCTCCGGTGCAGAAGTTGTTATGCGATCCATCTCGACCGCCCTACTCGCAACCGCCGCAGGTCTTGCAGTAGCGATTCCGGTAGTAATGGCCAATAACTATTTTTCCCGCAAAGCAAAGGTTATTTTACAGAACCTTGAGATTCTAAAAACGGAATTTCATTCGTTTTTGCTGAACAAAACTAAAGGATAA